In Microcoleus sp. AS-A8, the following are encoded in one genomic region:
- a CDS encoding PAS domain S-box protein — MVGKKASYRALDANQSEQVDIGNKRLYDRALAATSCGIVISDARCFDNPIIYCNPAFLEITGYSQEEVIGRNCRFLQGHDTDPIAVEQIRQSIRTGQEVRVVLKNYRKDGTVFWNDLRISPVRDSSGKVTHFIGIQTDITERKQAEETQQLMQFSIDRAADAVFYIRPDGTLFYVNEAASKALKYSREELLRLSIQDIDPNFSFPVWQSHWQQVREGGSFSIETQHRAKDGRVFPVEVTFNYLKFNDQEYNCAFARDISDAYRQAQASSQAQKALQRSNALLKAQQESDPNGVLVTDETGATLSYNQRFCEMWQIPEGMRKLGDHKIIFNWVLPLIQEPQRVFSQMEYLEENPSLISREEIHLRNGRVFDCYSAPVRAPEGDSYGRIWSFQDITEQKQTERRLRQQAQRERIVSGINQRIRQSLNLDEVLKTAVEEVRQFLACDRTLICRFNPDWSGTIVVESVGEEWTPASAINIQDTCFHESKADLYQKGRIRAINDIYNTDLSPCHIQLLERFQVRANLVVPILQGDKLWGLLIAHQCSRTRDWQDSTIELLRQISVQLSVAIQQAALFKQLAEELAERKAAEAALRRSKQALKTQATELKKALNDLKQAQLQLIQTEKMSGLGQLVAGVAHEINNPVTFISGNITHAEMYAQDLLELVELYTEHYPQPVGTIEKQLELIDFEFLKKDFPKLLKSMEIGANRIRQIVLSLKNFSRVDEAERKLVDIHEGIENTLLILQHRLKPDADNIQLIKEYGDLPFIECYPGQLNQVFMNLLNNAIDALEKSVPELTLEHHTTQATTPSKPKPKTIKISTEVVDCSPSKTSNSDESEQEKNVVIRIADNASGIPKDVKKRIFDPFFTTKPVGEGTGLGLSISYQIIVEKHGGQLECFSVPGEGTEFIVTIPLAPSNRKAVPTTTSPSVEG; from the coding sequence ATGGTCGGCAAGAAAGCTAGTTATAGGGCCTTAGACGCCAATCAATCAGAACAAGTGGATATAGGCAACAAGAGGCTGTATGACCGGGCGCTAGCTGCCACCAGTTGTGGCATTGTGATTAGCGATGCTCGCTGTTTCGATAATCCTATAATATATTGCAATCCGGCTTTCCTGGAAATCACAGGCTATTCCCAAGAAGAAGTGATTGGACGGAATTGTCGGTTTTTACAAGGCCATGATACTGATCCAATTGCTGTTGAGCAAATCCGCCAATCGATCCGGACAGGGCAAGAAGTCAGAGTGGTATTAAAGAATTATCGCAAAGATGGCACAGTTTTCTGGAATGATCTCAGGATTTCGCCAGTAAGAGACAGCTCAGGAAAGGTAACGCACTTTATTGGCATTCAAACCGATATCACGGAGCGCAAACAGGCCGAAGAAACCCAACAATTAATGCAGTTTTCGATTGATCGCGCTGCCGATGCTGTCTTCTATATTCGACCGGATGGGACATTATTTTACGTTAACGAAGCAGCCAGCAAAGCGCTGAAATATTCCCGTGAAGAACTGCTGAGGTTAAGTATCCAGGACATTGACCCCAATTTTTCGTTCCCCGTCTGGCAATCCCATTGGCAACAGGTAAGGGAAGGTGGCTCTTTCTCGATTGAAACTCAGCACCGAGCTAAAGATGGTCGAGTCTTTCCCGTAGAAGTCACATTCAACTATTTAAAATTTAACGATCAGGAGTATAATTGTGCGTTTGCTCGTGACATTAGCGATGCCTATCGGCAAGCTCAAGCAAGCTCGCAGGCTCAAAAGGCTCTGCAACGCAGTAATGCCTTATTGAAGGCGCAACAAGAATCCGATCCTAACGGCGTTCTGGTAACGGATGAAACGGGAGCGACATTAAGCTACAATCAGCGGTTTTGTGAAATGTGGCAAATCCCTGAGGGGATGCGAAAATTGGGAGATCATAAAATAATCTTCAACTGGGTACTGCCCTTAATCCAAGAGCCACAAAGGGTTTTTAGCCAGATGGAATATTTGGAAGAGAATCCCTCCCTGATCAGCCGTGAGGAAATTCACCTGAGAAACGGGCGAGTTTTCGATTGTTATTCGGCTCCGGTTCGAGCGCCCGAAGGCGACTCCTACGGTAGAATTTGGTCGTTTCAGGACATTACCGAGCAGAAGCAAACCGAAAGGAGACTACGACAGCAAGCCCAAAGAGAGCGGATAGTCAGCGGAATTAATCAGCGCATCCGTCAGTCGTTGAATCTGGATGAAGTTCTGAAAACCGCAGTCGAAGAAGTTCGACAATTTCTAGCTTGCGATCGCACCCTGATTTGCCGCTTTAACCCAGATTGGAGTGGCACGATCGTTGTAGAGTCCGTGGGTGAGGAATGGACGCCAGCTTCAGCCATTAATATTCAGGATACCTGTTTTCACGAAAGCAAAGCGGATCTCTACCAAAAAGGACGCATTCGAGCGATTAACGATATCTACAATACAGACTTGAGTCCATGTCATATTCAATTATTAGAGCGATTTCAGGTACGTGCCAACCTCGTGGTTCCTATTCTGCAAGGGGATAAACTTTGGGGATTATTGATTGCTCATCAATGCTCTAGAACACGCGATTGGCAGGACTCGACAATCGAATTACTCAGACAGATCAGTGTGCAGTTGAGCGTAGCCATTCAGCAAGCCGCACTCTTCAAGCAGTTAGCTGAAGAATTAGCAGAGCGAAAAGCAGCCGAAGCCGCATTACGACGCTCAAAACAGGCGCTCAAAACGCAAGCAACTGAACTCAAAAAAGCGCTCAACGACCTCAAACAAGCCCAACTCCAACTGATTCAAACCGAAAAAATGTCGGGATTGGGACAGTTAGTGGCGGGTGTTGCCCATGAGATTAATAACCCAGTGACGTTTATTTCTGGCAATATCACCCATGCAGAAATGTATGCTCAGGATTTACTGGAATTGGTGGAACTCTATACCGAACACTATCCTCAACCTGTAGGAACTATTGAAAAGCAGTTAGAGCTAATTGATTTCGAGTTCCTCAAAAAAGATTTTCCCAAATTGCTGAAATCAATGGAAATTGGGGCAAATCGCATTCGTCAGATTGTCTTGAGTTTAAAAAATTTCTCCCGCGTGGATGAAGCGGAGCGTAAACTCGTAGATATTCATGAGGGAATTGAGAACACGCTGTTAATTTTGCAACACCGCTTAAAGCCTGACGCGGATAATATTCAGCTAATTAAGGAGTACGGTGATCTACCCTTTATAGAGTGTTACCCAGGGCAGCTCAATCAAGTTTTCATGAATCTTTTGAATAATGCGATCGATGCTTTAGAAAAATCAGTTCCAGAACTAACCTTGGAACACCACACAACCCAAGCAACGACACCTAGCAAGCCCAAACCCAAAACCATTAAAATTTCTACTGAGGTTGTAGACTGTTCCCCATCCAAAACCTCCAATTCGGATGAAAGTGAGCAGGAAAAGAATGTCGTTATTCGGATTGCCGACAATGCTTCTGGCATTCCTAAAGACGTTAAAAAACGGATTTTTGACCCATTCTTCACCACTAAACCTGTTGGAGAGGGCACGGGTTTGGGTTTATCAATTAGTTATCAAATTATTGTCGAAAAACATGGGGGACAACTGGAATGCTTTTCAGTGCCTGGAGAAGGGACAGAGTTTATTGTCACAATTCCACTCGCTCCCTCTAATAGAAAAGCCGTGCCAACAACGACATCGCCTTCTGTTGAAGGATGA
- a CDS encoding Ig-like domain-containing protein, giving the protein MSAQTVIPKKFLQPIDRAALGVMVVLSVLISILLLSGDRTAPRVRDFSWQDQQVSAEDTAFILTFSRPMNHDSVEANLKIEPPVPGKISWAGRRMAYTPKFPVPYGSQYQVELKGARDQISVRKNEGKQMEPFSAAFRTRDRAFAYIGIEGKEQGRLILYNLTTQKKSILSPADLVVMDFKPYPDGEKILFSASDRKHQEKGLLNQQLYTVTTGLSFQSEDGSSAEPPPEGRLNLVLDSKDYQNLKFDLSGDGKTIVVQRLNRRNPGDFGLWIIQPKAKPRSLGNQPGGEFIIAPDSGSVAVAQGQGVAILPLKPETKPLDFLPKFGILLSFAKDGSAAAMVKFNTDYTRSLYLVTNQGTQKELLRTTGSIQSCEFALGRNTLYCLLTQLIKGEQYQEEPFFAAIDLKPEPNSKPISVRPLVILPNQRDIQMSLSPDGLALLFDQIGTRPPAATDTLRSNDGQAIATGWLWMLPLVEDTSSTPQPQIKPEQLLPGFHPRWLP; this is encoded by the coding sequence ATGTCCGCTCAAACTGTAATCCCCAAAAAATTCCTCCAACCCATTGATCGTGCCGCTTTGGGTGTAATGGTCGTACTGAGTGTTTTGATCTCCATCTTGCTGTTGAGTGGCGATCGCACAGCCCCTAGAGTGCGCGATTTTAGTTGGCAGGATCAACAAGTTAGTGCAGAAGATACGGCTTTTATCCTGACCTTTAGCCGCCCCATGAACCACGATAGTGTAGAGGCTAACCTAAAAATCGAACCGCCTGTGCCCGGAAAAATTAGCTGGGCGGGACGTCGCATGGCTTATACCCCCAAGTTTCCCGTGCCCTATGGTAGCCAATATCAAGTCGAACTCAAAGGGGCGAGAGACCAAATTTCTGTCAGGAAAAATGAAGGGAAGCAAATGGAGCCATTTTCGGCTGCCTTTCGCACTCGCGATCGCGCTTTTGCTTATATCGGTATTGAAGGAAAAGAGCAGGGACGGTTAATTCTTTATAACCTCACGACTCAGAAAAAAAGTATTCTGTCGCCGGCTGACTTAGTCGTGATGGATTTTAAGCCCTACCCAGACGGTGAAAAAATATTGTTCTCGGCTAGCGATCGCAAGCATCAAGAAAAAGGTTTACTCAACCAGCAATTGTACACGGTGACAACAGGACTATCGTTTCAATCGGAGGATGGGTCATCGGCTGAACCACCACCAGAAGGCCGACTGAATTTAGTGTTAGATAGCAAAGACTATCAAAACCTGAAATTTGACTTGTCGGGTGATGGCAAGACCATTGTTGTCCAACGATTGAATCGGCGTAATCCCGGCGATTTTGGTCTGTGGATAATCCAGCCTAAGGCCAAACCCCGCTCCTTGGGAAACCAGCCCGGAGGGGAATTTATCATCGCTCCAGATAGTGGTTCTGTGGCTGTAGCACAGGGGCAGGGCGTGGCAATTTTACCCTTGAAACCAGAGACCAAACCCTTGGACTTTCTGCCCAAGTTTGGAATATTGCTGAGCTTTGCCAAGGATGGTTCGGCGGCAGCAATGGTTAAATTTAATACCGATTACACGCGATCGCTCTATTTGGTCACCAACCAAGGCACTCAGAAAGAACTGCTACGTACCACCGGCTCGATCCAAAGCTGTGAATTCGCGCTGGGGCGCAACACTCTTTATTGCTTGTTGACTCAATTGATTAAAGGGGAACAATACCAGGAAGAACCGTTCTTTGCTGCCATTGACTTGAAACCAGAGCCGAATAGTAAACCGATTTCCGTCAGGCCATTAGTCATCTTACCCAATCAACGGGATATTCAAATGAGTTTGTCTCCCGATGGCTTAGCTTTGCTGTTCGATCAAATCGGGACTCGTCCTCCCGCCGCGACTGATACCTTAAGATCCAATGATGGGCAAGCGATCGCTACGGGTTGGCTATGGATGTTGCCCTTAGTCGAGGATACATCCTCAACCCCCCAACCTCAGATCAAGCCCGAACAGTTGTTACCAGGATTCCATCCTCGCTGGTTGCCTTAA